A single window of Mugil cephalus isolate CIBA_MC_2020 chromosome 1, CIBA_Mcephalus_1.1, whole genome shotgun sequence DNA harbors:
- the LOC125020138 gene encoding E3 ubiquitin-protein ligase TRIM39-like, whose protein sequence is MASSSASPGEPSSLEKHITCSICMDLFEEPVTTVCGHSFCKNCVTKTFHINDSMCPLCKTHLSKTPDVNIVLRDIVQQVKKTLQKDKVQEILAPGEVVCDVCTEPKMKAEKSCLVCLASYCSTHLENHCSTGRLKGHKLVEPVAKLDDRACLKHGRSLELYSRRQQTCICVSCLDDGQEEVVSTEEEWNSKKAKLEKTKTELQQKIQRRKTKMDEINTALKSCKDELENEWWEIDAVFSAVVAIIEQAQAQVMQPLKDRRQVLEKEAKDLNDELEKEIKELQATISELDDIAVLEDHILFLQKYPSIQDPDSIKDWTEVELDTSLSFGTMRKTITTMMEEIQLKLEMLSSVELKRVPKFTVDVKLDPNSAHQRLVLSDDGKEVKDGGEDKEVDDSPKRFDLFASVLGLNSLTSGKSYWEVEVSNKSGWDLGVARGDAKRKGKLTLNPGNGYWVTVHYQDEEYAAMTAPPRRLQLKAKPKKVGVFVSYDEGLVSFYNVTAQSHIYSFTQCSFTGELYPYFSPHMKQDEKNSEPLVISDGKHCDQNTDKP, encoded by the exons ATGGCCTCCTCTTCAGCATCACCCGGTGAGCCCAGCTCCTTGGAGAAACATATAACCTGCTCCATCTGCATGGACTTATTTGAGGAACCTGTCACCACAGTTTGTGGCCACTCCTTCTGTAAGAACTGTGTGACCAAGACTTTTCATATCAATGACAGCATGTGTCCCCTCTGCAAGACCCATCTGAGCAAAACCCCTGATGTGAACATCGTCCTAAGAGACATTGTCCAACAAGTGAAAAAGACACTGCAGAAAGACAAGGTTCAGGAAATTTTGGCGCCTGGTGAAGTGGTCTGTGATGTTTGCACAGAGCCAAAGATGAAGGCTGAGAAGTCCTGCCTCGTCTGTCTTGCCTCTTATTGTTCCACTCACCTGGAGAATCACTGTTCAACTGGCAGGCTGAAAGGCCATAAGCTAGTGGAACCTGTGGCGAAGTTAGATGATAGGGCCTGTCTGAAGCATGGACGCTCCTTGGAGCTGTacagcaggaggcagcagaCATGCATTTGTGTCAGTTGCTTGGACGATGGGCAGGAGGAGGTTGTCTCTACTGAAGAGGAATGGAACAGTAAGAAG GCTAAACTCGAGAAAACCAAGACAGAGTTACAACAGAAGattcagaggagaaaaacaaagatggatgaGATCAACACAGCTTTAAAGAGCTGCAAA GACGAACTGGAAAACGAGTGGTGGGAAATCGATGCTGTGTTTAGTGCTGTGGTTGCAATTATTGAACAAGCTCAGGCACAAGTGATGCAGCCACTGAAAGACAGGAGGCAGGTCTtggaaaaagaagcaaaagatCTTAATGATGagttggaaaaagaaataaaagaactcCAGGCAACCATCTCTGAACTGGATGACATAGCTGTTCTTGAGGACCACatccttttcctgcag AAATACCCATCTATTCAAGACCCAGACAGCATCAAAGACTGGACAGAGGTGGAGCTGGACACGTCGCTGTCTTTTGGCACCATGAGAAAAACCATAACAACAATGATGGAAGAAATTCAACTGAAACTGGAGATGCTGAGCTCAGTCG AACTTAAGAGAGTCCCAAAGTTTACAG TGGATGTAAAGCTGGATCCAAACAGTGCACACCAACGCCTTGTTCTTTCTGACGATGGGAAGGAAgtgaaagatggaggagaggacaaGGAAGTAGATGATTCTCCCAAGAGGTTTGATCTGTTCGCCAGCGTCCTGGGGCTCAACAGCTTGACCTCTGGGAAGTCatactgggaggtggaggtcaGCAACAAGTCAGGGTGGGATCTGGGTGTAGCGAGAGGCGATGCAAAGCGGAAGGGGAAGCTGACACTTAATCCGGGTAACGGTTACTGGGTCACCGTGCACTATCAAGATGAAGAATATGCAGCCATGACGGCACCACCGCGTCGTCTTCAGCTGAAAGCGAAACCTAAGAAGGTTGGCGTGTTTGTTAGCTATGACGAAGGTCTCGTCTCCTTCTACAACGTCACAGCTCAGTCTCACATCTATTCATTCACTCAGTGCTCATTCACAGGGGAGCTTTACCCATATTTCAGTCCACACATGAAACAAGATGAGAAAAACTCTGAACCTTTGGTTATTTCTGATGGGAAACACTGTGATCAAAATACTGATAAGCCATAA